The Ranitomeya imitator isolate aRanImi1 chromosome 3, aRanImi1.pri, whole genome shotgun sequence genome has a window encoding:
- the LOC138672062 gene encoding zinc finger BED domain-containing protein 5-like — protein MTMNRVEKNIKKRKYTEDFLQYGFTSVISAGIEKPQCVICTEVLSAESMKPNKLKRHFDSKHPLFASKDISYFRSKADGLKKSRFDTGGQYHKHNVAAVEASYLVALRIARAMKPHTIGEDLLLPAAKDIVRVIIGNEYVQKLNAISLSNDTVRRRIEDMSADILDQVIQEIKSAPLPIFSIQLDESTDVANCAQLLVCARYINDGDFKDEFLFCKPLETTTTAHDIFDAVGSFLKAHNISWEKVCGVCTDGAPAMLGCRSGFQRLVQNESPKAIGTHCMIHRQILATKTLPQDLQEVMKSVITCVNFVESSALNSRLFCQLCNDLDAPNNALLFHTEVRWLSRGKVLKRVFELREELKTFFNQKARPQFEALFSDKTELQKIAYLVDIFVILNDLNLSLQGPNATCLDLSEKMRSFQMKLQLWKDKLDKNFFYMFPTLSAFFEEHDIDPDNKIMMISSVKEHLHMFSEEISSYFPNLPDTPFALARSPFTVKVEDVPETAQEEFIDLINNDAARTDFSTMPLTKFWIKSLQLYPILSETVLRLLLPFPTTYLCETGFSRLLVIKSKYRSRLVVENDLRCALAKTAPRISELVSKKQPQRSH, from the coding sequence ATGACAATGAATCGTGTAGAAAAGAATATTAAGAAAAGAAAATACACTGAGGATTTCTTGCAGTATGGTTTTACCTCCGTAATTTCAGCAGGAATTGAGAAACCACAATGTGTTATTTGTACTGAAGTTCTCTCAGCTGAATCTATGAAGCCGAACAAACTAAAACGGCATTTTGATAGCAAGCATCCACTCTTTGCTAGCAAGGATATCAGCTATTTTAGAAGCAAAGCTGATGGACTCAAGAAATCTAGATTTGACACTGGTGGCCAGTACCATAAACACAATGTAGCAGCTGTTGAAGCGTCATATTTGGTGGCACTCAGAATTGCCAGAGCTATGAAACCTCACACCATTGGTGAGGATTTACTGTTGCCAGCTGCAAAAGACATAGTTCGAGTGATAATTGGAAATGAATATGTTCAGAAATTGAATGCGATTTCCTTATCTAATGACACTGTCCGCAGAAGAATAGAGGACATGTCTGCTGATATTCTTGATCAGGTGATCCAGGAAATTAAATCTGCACCACTACCAATATTCAGTATCCAGCTTGACGAATCTACAGACGTGGCAAACTGTGCACAGTTGTTGGTTTGCGCAAGGTATATTAATGATGGCGACTTTAAAGATGAGTTTCTTTTTTGCAAACCGCTTGAAACAACAACAACTGCACATGATATTTTTGATGCAGTTGGTTCTTTTCTAAAAGCGCATAACATCTCCTGGGAAAAGGTTTGCGGTGTATGCACAGATGGTGCTCCTGCTATGCTAGGATGTCGCTCAGGATTTCAGCGTTTGGTACAAAATGAATCGCCAAAAGCAATCGGAACACACTGTATGATACATCGCCAAATATTAGCGACTAAGACACTGCCGCAAGATTTACAAGAAGTAATGAAAAGCGTCATAACATGTGTCAATTTTGTTGAGTCGAGCGCCTTAAACAGTCGGCTGTTTTGCCAACTGTGCAACGATCTAGATGCGCCAAACAATGCTCTGTTATTTCACACTGAAGTCAGATGGTTGTCAAGAGGAAAAGTTTTAAAACGTGTCTTTGAGCTTCGTGAGGAATTGAAAACGTTTTTTAATCAGAAAGCAAGACCGCAATTCGAAGCATTGTTTAGCGATAAAACTGAGCTGCAGAAAATAGCTTACTTGGTGGACATCTTTGTCATCTTGAATGACTTAAATTTATCACTGCAAGGACCAAATGCAACGTGCCTCGATTTGTCTGAAAAAATGAGATCATTCCAAATGAAACTTCAGCTTTGGAAAGATAAATTggataaaaattttttttacatgtttccTACATTATCTGCCTTCTTTGAGGAACATGACATTGATCCAGACAACAAAATTATGATGATATCTTCTGTGAAAGAACATTTGCACATGTTTTCAGAGGAAATTTCATCATACTTTCCTAATCTACCTGACACCCCATTTGCACTTGCCAGAAGTCCATTCACAGTGAAAGTTGAAGATGTTCCGGAGACAGCGCAAGAAGAGTTCATTGACCTAATTAACAATGATGCAGCGAGAACAGATTTCTCTACAATGCCACTGACAAAATTCTGGATTAAGAGTTTACAGTTATATCCTATTCTGTCTGAGACTGTGCTGCGCCTTCTTCTTCCTTTTCCAACAACATATCTTTGCGAAACAGGGTTTTCCAGATTGCTGGTAATCAAGTCTAAATACCGAAGTAGACTTGTTGTGGAAAATGATCTTCGCTGTGCCCTTGCAAAGACTGCCCCAAGAATTTCTGAATTGGTAAGCAAGAAGCAACCACAACGATCTCACTGA